One part of the Malus sylvestris chromosome 2, drMalSylv7.2, whole genome shotgun sequence genome encodes these proteins:
- the LOC126593001 gene encoding phospholipase D alpha 1-like, whose translation MVAKPVLLHGVLHATIYEVDRLMPGGCCIFFCKFLGELVGLGKGSGLYATIDLENVRVGRTRLLENSTKNPQWGESFHIYCAHMTSNVVFSIKEDKAFGAKVIGRAYMPAAELLDGKEVDRWLKIMYDNNKPLHIRSKIHVKLQFFNVNQDLNWSCGIRSPEFQGVPYTFFTQKNGCRVTLYQNAHVPKKFTPKISLAGSMCYDQHRCWEDIFHAISNAKHLIYIAGWSVYTKITLVRDPNSQIPGGDLTLGELLKKKADEGVKVLMLVWDDRTSVKFLKRDGVMATHDEDTESYFHNTAVHCVLCPRNPDNGNSIVEDLEVSTMFTHHQKIVVVDSELPNGEGLEKRRIVSFIGGIDLCDGRYDTPSHPIFRTLDTTHKNDFHQPNFEGASIAKGGPREPWHDIHCRLEGPIAWDVLFNFEQRWRKQGGKDLLVELTELDDTFMPPSPVMFPQDHETWTVQLFRSIDGGAAFGFPDSPEDAARAGLVTGKDHVIDRSIQDAYINAIRRAKSFIYIENQYFLGSSFGWHSDYDTLKVEEVGALHLIPKELSLKIVSKIEAGERFTVYIVMPMWPEGIPESQTVQAILHWQRMTMDMMYRDIVRALKAKGIEANPKDYLAFFCLGNREKKLPGEYEPPEKPEHGSDYSRAQQARRFMIYVHAKLMIVDDEYIIIGSANINQRSMDGARDSEIAMGAYQPYHLSTGKPARGQIHGLRMSLWYEHLGLLDDTFLEPENVECFRKVNQIADQHWDLYSCDTLDGDLPGHLLSYPIAVTEDGEVTELPGTEFFPDTKARILGSKSDLLPSILTT comes from the exons ATGGTGGCGAAACCAGTGCTCCTGCATGGTGTACTGCATGCAACCATCTACGAGGTTGACAGGCTCATGCCTGGTGGTTGCTGCATTTTCTTCTGCAAG TTTCTTGGAGAGTTAGTAGGGCTAGGGAAAGGTTCCGGACTCTATGCAACAATTGATTTGGAAAATGTAAGAGTTGGACGAACTAGACTGCTTGAAAACTCAACGAAAAATCCCCAGTGGGGTGAATCTTTTCATATTTACTGTGCACACATGACTTCAAATGTTGTTTTCTCCATCAAAGAAGACAAAGCTTTTGGGGCCAAAGTTATCGGAAGGGCTTACATGCCAGCAGCAGAACTCCTCGATGGCAAAGAAGTAGACAGATGGCTTAAGATCATGTATGACAACAACAAACCTCTGCATATACGTTCGAAAATTCATGTAAAGTTGCAGTTCTTTAACGTAAACCAGGACTTGAATTGGTCTTGTGGAATAAGAAGTCCTGAATTCCAAGGAGTTCCATACACATTTTTCACTCAGAAAAATGGTTGCAGAGTTACCCTTTACCAAAATGCTCATGTCCCCAAAAAATTCACCCCGAAAATTTCTCTTGCCGGTTCCATGTGTTATGACCAGCACCGATGCTGGGAAGACATTTTTCATGCCATTTCTAATGCAAAACACTTGATATACATAGCAGGTTGGTCTGTATATACTAAAATCACATTAGTAAGGGACCCGAACAGTCAAATCCCGGGCGGCGATTTGACCCTCGGAGAGCTTCTTAAGAAGAAGGCAGATGAAGGAGTGAAAGTCCTAATGCTTGTGTGGGATGACAGAACTTCGGTGAAGTTTCTGAAGAGAGATGGAGTGATGGCTACTCACGATGAAGACACTGAAAGTTACTTCCACAACACGGCAGTTCACTGCGTGTTGTGTCCCCGAAACCCTGACAACGGGAATAGCATTGTTGAGGATTTAGAGGTTTCCACCATGTTTACGCATCACCAGAAGATTGTTGTGGTGGACAGCGAATTGCCTAATGGAGAAGGGTTGGAAAAGAGGAGGATTGTGAGCTTCATTGGTGGCATTGATCTTTGTGATGGGAGATATGACACTCCTTCACATCCAATTTTCAGGACTTTAGACACAACCCACAAGAATGATTTTCATCAGCCTAATTTTGAGGGAGCGTCGATTGCAAAAGGCGGTCCAAGGGAGCCTTGGCACGACATACATTGTCGGTTGGAAGGGCCTATTGCATGGGACGTCTTGTTCAATTTCGAGCAAAGAtggaggaagcaaggagggaAGGACTTGCTTGTTGAACTCACAGAGCTTGATGACACATTTATGCCGCCATCTCCAGTTATGTTCCCTCAAGACCATGAGACGTGGACTGTTCAGTTGTTTCGCTCCATCGATGGAGGAGCTGCATTCGGATTCCCTGACTCCCCCGAAGATGCTGCCAGGGCAGGCCTTGTCACCGGGAAAGATCACGTGATTGATCGAAGCATTCAGGATGCTTATATCAATGCCATTAGGCGCGCAAAGAGTTTTATCTACATTGAAAATCAGTACTTTCTTGGAAGCTCTTTCGGATGGCATTCAGATTATGATACCCTAAAAGTAGAGGAGGTTGGTGCTTTGCATCTGATACCAAAGGAACTGTCACTAAAGATTGTTAGTAAGATTGAAGCCGGAGAAAGATTTACGGTCTACATTGTGATGCCAATGTGGCCAGAGGGCATCCCGGAAAGCCAAACGGTTCAGGCAATATTGCATTGGCAGAGGATGACGATGGATATGATGTATAGGGACATCGTTCGAGCTCTCAAAGCCAAGGGGATTGAGGCAAACCCTAAGGATTATTTGGCTTTCTTTTGCCTTGGTAACCGCGAGAAGAAGCTACCCGGAGAATATGAACCTCCGGAAAAACCAGAACATGGTTCGGATTACAGTCGAGCGCAGCAAGCAAGGCGGTTCATGATCTATGTTCATGCCAAGTTGATGATAG TTGATGATGAGTACATAATCATTGGATCAGCCAACATCAACCAGAGATCAATGGATGGAGCCAGGGATTCGGAGATTGCGATGGGAGCCTACCAACCCTACCATCTATCCACTGGAAAGCCGGCCCGGGGACAAATTCATGGCCTCAGAATGTCGTTGTGGTATGAACACTTAGGGCTGCTTGATGACACCTTTCTTGAA
- the LOC126593008 gene encoding uncharacterized protein LOC126593008: MLKGKLKLPEKTKRVFPERLGSLVAGFENKAEENGGSDPVFDSGEELEMILPNGYGSGRESQIDEEDEDFDDEKLDREPDLRVQQRPEREGPGSLSVLAAIAADDKRSDLEYELSQPEINLEKLQRIASSGLLDGGGLRATAWKLLLGYLPPSRDLWEKELIENRQKYAKLKEELLLSPSQITKRKIGDFSYCDQPADGNVDGPLKRCEISEEDHPLSLGKASVWHQYFQHTEIAEQIDRDLQRTHPDLKFFSGESSFSRKHRESMRSILLLFAKLNPVIRYVQGMNEVLAPIYYVFSTDPNEQNAVNAEADSFSCFVRLLSDSVDHFCEQLDNSAVGILSTLSRLSELLKANDEELWRHLEFTTKVKPQYYGFRWITLLLTQEFNFQTILRIWDSLLSSPFGVQDMLLKVCCSMLLCVKSRLLSGDFVANLKLLQRYPDINIEHLLQVARDLSSDPSSYRLSLPL; the protein is encoded by the exons ATGCTCAAAGGCAAGCTCAAGCTCCCGGAAAAGACCAAGCGAGTTTTCCCGGAGCGGCTGGGCAGCCTGGTCGCGGGATTCGAAAACAAAGCGGAAGAAAATGGTGGGTCCGATCCGGTGTTCGATTCCGGCGAGGAGCTCGAGATGATTCTGCCAAACGGGTACGGGTCGGGCAGAGAGAGTCAGATTGATGAAGAGGATGAGGATTTTGATGATGAGAAGTTGGACAGAGAACCGGATTTGAGGGTCCAGCAGAGACCCGAAAGAGAAGGGCCGGGTTCGTTGTCGGTGCTGGCGGCCATTGCGGCAGATGATAAAAGGTCTGATCTTGAGTACGAG CTTTCTCAGCCAGAGATAAATTTGGAAAAGTTACAAAGAATCGCTAGCTCAGGGCTTCTGGATGGAGGAGGTTTGCGCGCAACAGCCTGGAAG CTGCTCTTGGGTTATCTACCTCCTTCCCGGGATTTATGGGAAAAAGAACTGATCGAAAACCGACAAAAATATGCCAAGCTTAAAGAGGAGCTCCTCCTGAGTCCT TCACAAATCACAAAGAGAAAAATTGGTGATTTCAGTTATTGCGATCAGCCTGCTGACGGCAATGTTGATGGACCGCTGAAGCGATGTGAAATTTCCGAGGAAGATCACCCTTTAAGCCTTGGTAAGGCTAGTGTTTGGCATCAATACTTTCAG CATACAGAGATTGCAGAACAGATAGACCGCGATTTGCAACGAACACACCCGGATCTGAAATTCTTCTCAGGGGAGTCATCATTCAGCAGGAAACACAGG GAATCAATGAGAAGCATTCTTCTGCTGTTTGCAAAACTAAATCCAGTTATCCGTTACGTGCAAGGCATGAATGAGGTCTTAGCGCCAATATACTATGTCTTTAGTACTGACCCGAATGAGCAAAATGCT GTAAATGCAGAAGCAGATAGCTTCTCTTGTTTTGTCCGACTCTTGAGTGACTCAGTGGATCACTTTTGCGAACAACTTGATAACAGTGCAGTTGGTATACTCTCCACTCTCTCCCGCTTGTCAGAATTATTGAAAGCCAATGATGAAGAACTGTGGAGGCATCTAGAGTTCACTACAAAG GTGAAACCGCAATACTATGGATTCAGGTGGATCACATTACTACTTACACAAGAATTCAACTTCCAAACCATCTTGAGAATTTGGGATTCACTATTGAGCAGCCCTTTTGGTGTGCAG GATATGCTTCTAAAAGTTTGTTGCTCAATGCTGCTATGCGTGAAAAGTAGACTGTTAAGCGGCGATTTTGTGGCAAACTTAAAACTTCTGCAGCGCTATCCAGACATTAACATCGAACACCTTCTCCAGGTAGCTCGGGATCTTAGTTCTGACCCATCTTCGTATCGTTTGTCATTGCCACTGTAA
- the LOC126593040 gene encoding ethylene-responsive transcription factor WIN1-like, giving the protein MVKSKKYRGVRQRHWGSWVSEIRHPLLKRRVWLGTFETAEEAARAYDEASVLMSGRNAKTNFPITTTTTQSNGTRTTVGSSDHPKTSSGDLDSRSEQKGLSEILHAKLRKCGKIPSPSMTCLRLDNESSHIGVWQKRAGQRSDNSNWVMTVPLGKKKNNSTVDTNNADDQSVLSSQFMSNSDQSASIEALSERPPQLMAEMDEEEKIALQMIEELLNGNCASSDLSFGIQQGEERIYL; this is encoded by the exons atggtGAAATCGAAAAAGTACAGAGGCGTCAGGCAGCGCCACTGGGGCTCTTGGGTCTCAGAAATCCGCCACCCCTTACT GAAGAGAAGGGTGTGGCTAGGCACATTTGAGACAGCTGAAGAAGCAGCCCGAGCATACGATGAAGCTTCCGTTTTGATGAGCGGACGAAATGCCAAGAccaatttcccaataacaacTACTACAACTCAGAGTAATGGTACCCGTACCACAGTAGGATCATCAGATCACCCAAAAACTAGTAGCGGCGACTTGGATTCACGATCCGAACAGAAGGGTCTGTCGGAAATCTTGCATGCCAAGCTAAGGAAATGCGGCAAGATACCATCTCCATCCATGACCTGCTTGAGGCTCGACAATGAGAGCTCTCATATAGGAGTATGGCAAAAACGTGCAGGTCAACGCTCTGATAACTCCAATTGGGTCATGACTGTTCCACTTGGCAAGAAGAAGAATAATAGTACTGTTGATACTAATAATGCTGATGATCAGAGTGTTCTGTCATCACAATTTATGTCGAATTCAGATCAATCTGCTTCGATTGAAGCATTATCAGAGAGGCCCCCGCAACTTATGGCGGAGATGGATGAAGAAGAGAAAATTGCGTTGCAGATGATAGAAGAGCTGCTTAACGGAAATTGTGCAAGTTCGGATTTATCATTTGGCATTCAACAAGGGGAGGAAAGAATTTATTTGTAG